The following proteins are encoded in a genomic region of Syntrophales bacterium:
- a CDS encoding DUF3427 domain-containing protein, producing the protein MSVSFDSVRIGQKYTRPELATLWGYAGYEAISRGAVTPRNTPFIILFITREKQKFLTQYEDRLENGMLDIEGETNHAADNRMINAAVAGDEIHLFYRDRHHMQFTYYGQIDLVRYECHTDSPSRFTFRVPAVQLDDTLETELVTHGQPVISG; encoded by the coding sequence GACAGCGTGCGTATAGGCCAGAAATACACACGACCGGAGCTTGCCACTTTGTGGGGTTACGCAGGGTACGAGGCAATTTCACGAGGTGCTGTAACGCCGCGCAACACCCCATTTATCATTTTGTTCATTACGCGTGAAAAACAGAAATTTTTAACTCAGTACGAGGATCGCCTGGAGAACGGCATGCTGGACATTGAAGGCGAAACGAACCATGCCGCTGATAACCGCATGATAAACGCTGCTGTTGCGGGTGATGAAATCCACCTATTCTATCGAGATCGGCACCACATGCAGTTCACTTATTACGGCCAGATTGATCTCGTTCGTTACGAATGCCACACTGATTCTCCGAGTCGATTTACGTTTCGAGTCCCCGCAGTGCAGCTTGATGATACGCTTGAAACAGAGCTCGTTACCCATGGCCAACCAGTAATTTCCGGTTAG